A genomic stretch from Flavobacterium sp. KS-LB2 includes:
- a CDS encoding nuclear transport factor 2 family protein, protein MTQNSFKFHFNLILILALAFFNTANAQEKKVAPTSAALYKEIEQMDEIMFEAFNKKDFQKFKSLFTDDLEWFQDNGGLLSYETVFTNFSNMFKNENKLTRKLVNGTLEVHPIKDYGAIEIGVHEFRHIENGKEEIGTFKFLMIWQKKDNQWKIARVISYDH, encoded by the coding sequence ATGACACAAAATAGCTTCAAATTTCATTTTAATTTAATTCTAATTCTTGCTTTAGCTTTTTTCAATACTGCAAATGCGCAAGAAAAAAAAGTAGCACCAACATCAGCAGCACTATATAAGGAAATCGAACAAATGGACGAGATTATGTTCGAAGCGTTCAACAAAAAAGATTTTCAAAAATTTAAATCCTTATTTACTGACGATTTAGAATGGTTTCAAGACAATGGCGGATTGCTGTCCTATGAGACCGTTTTTACCAATTTTTCGAATATGTTTAAAAACGAAAATAAACTAACCCGAAAACTGGTCAACGGAACGCTGGAAGTACATCCCATCAAAGACTATGGCGCGATTGAAATTGGCGTACATGAATTCCGACATATAGAAAACGGAAAAGAAGAAATTGGAACCTTTAAATTTCTTATGATTTGGCAGAAAAAAGACAATCAATGGAAAATAGCAAGAGTTATCAGTTATGATCATTAA
- a CDS encoding SHOCT domain-containing protein, translated as MYNGHHFGGMHFFWWIFWIIILIWVFASPYNFLGQRTKKETSLDILKKRFAKGEITKEEFEEKKKFLDDN; from the coding sequence ATGTATAACGGACATCATTTCGGTGGAATGCATTTTTTCTGGTGGATTTTTTGGATCATCATCCTCATTTGGGTATTTGCATCGCCTTATAACTTTCTTGGTCAGCGAACAAAAAAGGAAACTTCATTGGATATTCTGAAAAAAAGATTTGCCAAAGGAGAAATTACAAAAGAAGAGTTTGAAGAAAAAAAGAAATTTCTGGACGATAATTAA
- the recQ gene encoding DNA helicase RecQ, with protein MNSNEIDIHKELKKYFGFSQFKGLQEQVIKSILNQQNTFVIMPTGGGKSLCYQLPALIQEGTAIVVSPLIALMKNQVDAIRSLSSENGVAHVLNSSLTKTEIAQVKKDITSGLTKLLYVAPESLTKEEYVSFLKNVTISFVAIDEAHCISEWGHDFRPEYRNLKHIIKQLGNVPIIGLTATATPKVQEDILKNLDMSDAITFKASFNRPNLYYEVRTKTKNIESDIIRFIKQHKGKSGIIYCLSRKKVEAIAEVLQVNGISAVPYHAGLDAKTRAKHQDMFLMEDVDVVVATIAFGMGIDKPDVRFVIHHDIPKSLESYYQETGRAGRDGGEGHCLAYYSYKDVEKLEKFMSGKPVAEQEIGFALLQEVVAYAETSMSRRRFLLHYFGEEFDDVNGDGADMDDNIRNPKTKVEAIDQVVKLLEVVRDTKHLYKSKEVVFTLIGRVNAVIKAHRTDTQSFFGCGADHDEKYWMALLRQVLVAGFLSKDIETYGIVKITEKGLNFIKNRESFMMSEDHEYNESEDEAIVTASKSTGTADELLMGMLRDLRKKVAKKLSVPPFVVFQDPSLEDMALKYPISQEELINIHGVGEGKAKKYGKEFLELISRYVADNDIIRPEDLVVKSTGVNSVNKLYIIQNIDRKLSLDDIASAKGLKMDDLIKEMEQIVYSGTKLNIKYWIDDMLDDDQQEEIHEYFMESESDNIENALKEFDGDYDIDELRLMRIKFISEVAN; from the coding sequence ATGAATTCAAACGAAATTGACATACACAAAGAATTAAAGAAATATTTTGGCTTCAGCCAATTTAAGGGGTTGCAGGAACAAGTCATAAAAAGTATCCTAAATCAACAGAATACATTTGTGATAATGCCCACAGGAGGAGGAAAATCACTTTGTTATCAATTACCCGCTTTGATTCAAGAGGGAACTGCTATAGTAGTTTCGCCTCTTATTGCTTTAATGAAAAATCAAGTTGATGCCATCAGGAGTTTGTCTTCTGAAAATGGTGTGGCCCATGTTTTAAATTCTTCACTTACCAAAACCGAAATTGCCCAGGTAAAAAAAGATATTACGTCAGGATTAACAAAGTTGTTGTATGTAGCACCGGAGTCCTTGACTAAGGAAGAGTACGTCAGCTTTCTTAAAAATGTCACTATCTCATTTGTGGCTATCGATGAAGCACATTGTATTTCGGAATGGGGACATGATTTTAGACCGGAATATCGGAATTTGAAACATATTATTAAGCAATTAGGTAATGTTCCTATTATTGGACTCACAGCAACAGCTACACCAAAAGTACAGGAAGATATTCTGAAAAACCTAGATATGTCTGATGCGATCACATTTAAAGCATCATTTAACAGACCCAATCTGTATTACGAAGTACGTACTAAAACGAAAAATATAGAATCGGATATTATTCGTTTTATCAAACAGCACAAAGGGAAATCAGGAATTATTTATTGCTTGAGCCGTAAAAAAGTGGAGGCTATTGCCGAAGTTTTACAGGTAAACGGAATCAGTGCGGTGCCTTATCACGCTGGATTAGATGCTAAAACCCGTGCCAAACATCAGGATATGTTCCTGATGGAAGATGTAGATGTAGTGGTGGCGACCATCGCTTTTGGGATGGGAATTGACAAACCAGATGTGCGTTTTGTAATTCATCATGACATTCCTAAATCACTGGAAAGTTACTATCAGGAAACGGGTCGTGCCGGTCGTGATGGAGGTGAAGGACATTGTTTAGCGTACTACTCTTATAAAGATGTAGAGAAATTAGAAAAATTCATGTCGGGTAAACCCGTAGCGGAACAGGAAATTGGATTTGCTTTGTTGCAGGAAGTTGTGGCTTACGCCGAAACATCTATGTCAAGAAGGAGATTCTTACTTCATTATTTCGGAGAAGAATTTGATGATGTTAATGGAGATGGAGCTGACATGGATGATAACATTAGAAATCCAAAAACAAAGGTAGAAGCCATTGATCAAGTTGTGAAATTACTCGAAGTAGTTCGCGATACCAAACATTTATACAAATCAAAAGAAGTTGTTTTTACCTTGATTGGTCGTGTCAATGCAGTTATAAAAGCCCATAGAACAGATACCCAATCCTTTTTTGGATGTGGTGCTGATCATGATGAAAAATACTGGATGGCCTTGTTGCGACAAGTTCTCGTTGCAGGATTTTTATCGAAAGATATTGAAACCTATGGTATTGTAAAAATCACTGAGAAAGGATTAAATTTTATAAAAAACCGAGAATCCTTTATGATGTCCGAAGATCATGAATACAATGAATCTGAGGATGAAGCTATAGTTACCGCTTCTAAATCTACTGGAACTGCCGACGAATTATTGATGGGTATGTTGCGTGATTTGCGTAAAAAAGTGGCTAAGAAATTAAGCGTTCCTCCATTTGTGGTTTTTCAAGACCCATCACTAGAAGATATGGCTTTGAAATATCCTATTTCTCAAGAAGAATTGATTAATATTCATGGTGTTGGAGAAGGAAAAGCTAAAAAATACGGAAAAGAATTCTTAGAATTAATCAGCCGATATGTTGCCGATAATGACATCATCCGTCCTGAGGACTTAGTGGTGAAGTCGACTGGAGTAAACTCTGTCAATAAATTGTATATTATTCAAAATATCGATAGAAAATTATCACTTGATGATATCGCTTCAGCAAAAGGATTGAAGATGGATGATTTGATCAAAGAAATGGAGCAAATAGTCTATTCTGGAACTAAGTTAAATATTAAATATTGGATTGACGATATGCTTGATGATGATCAGCAAGAAGAAATCCATGAGTATTTTATGGAATCCGAATCAGATAATATAGAAAATGCACTCAAAGAATTTGATGGCGATTATGATATTGATGAATTGCGCTTGATGCGAATTAAATTCATCAGCGAAGTAGCGAACTAA
- the idi gene encoding isopentenyl-diphosphate Delta-isomerase: protein MVEENVILVNQNDEQIGLMPKLEAHEKAVLHRAFSVFVLNSKNEIMLQQRAHQKYHSPLLWTNTCCSHQREGETNIQAGSRRLFEEMGFKTELKELFHFIYKAPFDNGLTEHELDHVMIGYYDEAPKINLEEVEAWKWMKIEDVKEDMEVHPHLYTVWFKIIFDEFYHFLEEHKI from the coding sequence ATGGTAGAAGAAAATGTAATATTAGTTAACCAAAATGATGAGCAAATAGGATTGATGCCTAAGCTTGAAGCACATGAAAAAGCAGTTTTGCATCGTGCTTTTTCCGTTTTTGTTTTAAACAGCAAAAATGAAATCATGTTGCAACAGCGGGCGCATCAGAAATATCATTCTCCTTTGCTGTGGACCAATACGTGTTGCAGCCATCAACGTGAGGGAGAAACAAATATTCAAGCCGGAAGCCGCAGATTATTTGAAGAAATGGGTTTTAAAACAGAACTCAAAGAACTTTTTCATTTTATCTATAAAGCTCCTTTTGATAATGGTTTGACGGAGCACGAACTCGATCATGTAATGATTGGTTACTATGATGAAGCACCAAAAATAAATTTAGAAGAGGTAGAAGCTTGGAAATGGATGAAAATTGAGGATGTGAAAGAAGATATGGAAGTGCATCCACACTTGTACACTGTTTGGTTCAAGATTATCTTCGATGAGTTTTATCATTTTCTTGAAGAACATAAAATATAA
- the msrA gene encoding peptide-methionine (S)-S-oxide reductase MsrA, with product MKNIFLIVLLASFSMFGQNSTVDKTKKQSNFETITLAGGCYWCVEAIYENLIGVKSAISGYAGGKVANPTYEDVSTGRSGYAEVVQITYDKNVTNLDEIFKVFFTVHDPTTLNRQGADVGTQYRSAIFYKNEAQKKAAQTIIAAIKKAGIYDSPIVTTLEPLTKFYKAEDYHQNYYSNNKSQPYCQMVIQPKIEKFEKLFKSRLKNKK from the coding sequence ATGAAAAATATATTTTTAATTGTTCTATTGGCATCCTTTAGTATGTTTGGACAAAACAGCACTGTTGACAAAACCAAAAAACAATCCAATTTCGAAACCATCACATTGGCTGGTGGCTGTTACTGGTGCGTTGAGGCTATTTATGAGAATCTCATAGGAGTAAAATCGGCCATATCAGGATATGCAGGCGGAAAAGTAGCAAATCCTACTTATGAGGATGTTTCTACTGGAAGATCCGGTTATGCCGAGGTGGTTCAGATTACCTACGATAAAAACGTAACAAATCTGGATGAGATTTTCAAAGTTTTCTTTACAGTCCATGATCCCACTACGCTAAACCGACAAGGTGCCGATGTAGGAACACAATATCGTTCTGCTATCTTTTATAAAAATGAAGCACAGAAAAAAGCGGCGCAAACAATTATCGCTGCAATTAAAAAAGCTGGAATTTATGACAGTCCGATAGTTACAACATTGGAACCGTTGACTAAATTTTACAAAGCCGAAGACTACCATCAGAATTATTACTCCAACAATAAAAGCCAACCGTATTGTCAAATGGTAATTCAACCCAAAATAGAAAAATTTGAAAAGCTTTTTAAAAGTAGATTAAAGAATAAAAAATAA
- a CDS encoding glycoside hydrolase family 130 protein: MKQTITLLFLFTLISCGSNSTYKSETKSKDWAMLNFVKVDSLNPILEPQLNQVFQSPISNKEVHWEERNVLNPSAIVKDGKVYFIYRAQDKDMTSRLGLAISEDGLHFKKQPTPIFYPDNDSMKQYEWKGGVEDPRIIESENGTYIMTYTSYDGKTARLCLASSKDLKTWTKHGLVLKEEKYKDLWSKSGAIVCKLDGDKITATKIKGKYWMYFGDTNLYIATSEDLIHWKVAENEESKKMITVLHPRMGYFDSRLVEPGPFALVQKEGIVLIYNGSNAANYNDSSLPKFTYAASQALFDKEQPYKLIDRMEDYFIHPNKPYEKTGEVNEVCFVEGLVYFKKQWFLYYGTADSKIAVAVKK; this comes from the coding sequence ATGAAACAAACCATTACGCTATTATTCTTATTTACACTAATCAGTTGTGGCAGTAATTCTACTTATAAATCCGAAACGAAAAGCAAAGATTGGGCGATGCTCAACTTTGTAAAAGTAGACAGCCTTAACCCGATTTTAGAACCGCAATTAAATCAAGTTTTTCAATCTCCAATAAGCAACAAAGAAGTACACTGGGAAGAACGAAATGTCCTTAATCCATCAGCGATTGTCAAAGACGGAAAAGTATATTTCATCTACAGAGCACAGGACAAAGACATGACGTCAAGATTAGGACTGGCCATCAGCGAAGACGGATTGCACTTTAAAAAACAACCCACGCCAATATTTTATCCGGACAACGATAGTATGAAACAATACGAATGGAAAGGCGGCGTTGAGGACCCAAGAATTATAGAAAGTGAGAATGGAACTTACATCATGACCTATACTTCCTATGATGGCAAAACAGCACGCCTTTGTTTAGCCAGCTCAAAAGATTTAAAAACGTGGACAAAACACGGTTTAGTTTTAAAGGAAGAAAAGTACAAAGATTTGTGGTCAAAATCTGGAGCTATCGTTTGTAAATTAGACGGCGATAAAATTACAGCTACAAAAATCAAAGGTAAATATTGGATGTATTTTGGAGATACTAATTTGTACATCGCAACTTCTGAAGATCTCATCCATTGGAAAGTGGCCGAAAACGAAGAAAGCAAAAAAATGATTACCGTTTTACATCCTCGAATGGGTTATTTTGATAGTCGTTTAGTTGAACCCGGCCCTTTTGCTTTAGTCCAAAAAGAAGGTATTGTACTAATTTATAACGGAAGTAATGCCGCCAATTATAATGATTCGAGTTTGCCTAAATTCACCTATGCAGCAAGTCAAGCGTTATTTGACAAAGAACAACCCTATAAATTAATAGACCGAATGGAGGATTATTTTATTCATCCGAACAAACCTTATGAAAAAACAGGCGAGGTAAATGAAGTTTGCTTTGTAGAAGGATTGGTTTATTTTAAAAAACAATGGTTTTTATATTATGGTACTGCCGATTCAAAAATTGCTGTAGCAGTTAAAAAATAA
- a CDS encoding NAD(P)/FAD-dependent oxidoreductase, with product MPQELLLQVSPEIAANDLLLKNHLSKQITVSVSEIQHVSVLKRSIDARQKAIKINLKVLIFMKGEPFQEQKIQLPDYGNVAGAQEVIVVGAGPAGLFAALQLIELGLKPIVVERGKDVRGRRRDLKAINVDHLVNEDSNYCFGEGGAGTYSDGKLYTRSKKRGDVTRVLELFVAFGASADILIEAHPHIGTNKLPQIIQDIREKIIECGGQVLFETRVTDILVKNNEVQGIVTQKGETILANKLILATGHSARDIFELLDRKKIFIEAKPFALGVRAEHPQSLIDSIQYSCDYRGDYLPPAPYSIVKQVGGRGMYSFCMCPGGVIAPCATSPGEVVTNGWSPSKRDQATANSGIVIELQLADFKPFAKFGALAGMEFQKSIEQRAWHLAGESQKVPAQRMIDFTQNKVSSDIPKTSYVPGTTSVEMGQVFPGFLTQILREGFTEFGKSMRGYLTNEAILHAPESRTSSPVRIPRDPLTYEHVQIKGLYPCGEGAGYAGGIISAAIDGEKCALMIGAILNK from the coding sequence ATGCCTCAAGAACTCTTATTACAAGTATCTCCAGAAATTGCAGCAAATGATTTGTTGTTGAAAAATCATTTGTCAAAACAAATTACCGTTTCTGTATCTGAAATTCAGCACGTTTCTGTTCTGAAAAGATCTATTGATGCCCGTCAAAAAGCAATAAAAATCAATCTTAAGGTTTTGATTTTCATGAAAGGAGAACCTTTTCAAGAACAAAAAATACAACTCCCAGATTATGGTAATGTGGCTGGAGCTCAGGAAGTAATTGTGGTTGGTGCTGGACCTGCAGGTCTTTTTGCGGCTTTGCAATTGATAGAATTGGGGTTGAAACCAATAGTTGTTGAACGTGGAAAAGACGTTCGTGGTAGAAGAAGAGATTTGAAAGCCATCAACGTAGATCATCTTGTCAATGAAGATTCCAATTATTGTTTTGGCGAAGGTGGCGCAGGAACCTACTCAGATGGGAAGTTATACACGCGTTCTAAAAAAAGAGGCGATGTAACCCGCGTGTTAGAATTGTTTGTCGCTTTTGGAGCTTCAGCTGATATTCTAATTGAGGCACATCCACATATTGGAACGAATAAATTACCTCAAATCATTCAGGATATTAGGGAAAAAATCATCGAATGTGGTGGACAGGTTTTGTTTGAAACCCGTGTGACTGATATTTTAGTGAAAAATAATGAAGTACAAGGGATTGTTACTCAAAAAGGAGAAACGATTCTTGCCAATAAACTTATTTTGGCCACAGGGCATTCGGCTCGTGATATTTTCGAATTATTAGATAGAAAGAAAATTTTTATCGAGGCTAAGCCTTTTGCCTTAGGCGTACGAGCAGAACATCCACAATCTTTGATAGACAGTATTCAATACAGTTGTGATTACCGTGGCGATTATTTGCCTCCGGCTCCTTATTCGATCGTGAAACAAGTTGGTGGTCGTGGGATGTATTCCTTTTGTATGTGCCCAGGTGGCGTAATTGCTCCTTGCGCAACAAGTCCTGGTGAAGTGGTTACAAATGGTTGGTCGCCATCCAAAAGGGATCAGGCTACTGCCAATTCTGGAATTGTAATTGAATTACAACTAGCCGATTTTAAGCCTTTTGCTAAATTTGGTGCTTTGGCTGGAATGGAATTCCAAAAAAGTATTGAGCAACGCGCTTGGCATTTAGCAGGGGAAAGTCAAAAGGTTCCTGCACAACGCATGATTGATTTTACACAAAACAAAGTTTCATCGGATATCCCTAAAACATCTTATGTTCCTGGAACGACATCAGTAGAAATGGGACAGGTTTTTCCTGGATTCTTAACACAAATACTGCGAGAAGGATTTACCGAATTTGGGAAATCTATGCGAGGATATTTGACCAATGAAGCCATTCTTCATGCACCAGAATCGAGAACATCTTCGCCAGTTCGAATTCCTAGAGATCCTTTGACCTACGAACATGTTCAAATAAAAGGATTGTATCCTTGTGGAGAAGGTGCAGGTTATGCTGGCGGAATTATATCTGCCGCTATTGATGGAGAAAAATGTGCGTTGATGATTGGTGCAATTTTGAATAAATAG
- a CDS encoding amidohydrolase, whose protein sequence is MKKIILFAGLFTFSLFTSAQNTALKATIAQKAASLESKVITWRRDFHQNPELGNREFKTADKIAAHLRSLGIEVQTGVGKTGVVGILKGGKPGPVVALRADIDALPVKERVDIPFASKAEGEYNGQVVPIMHACGHDTHIAILMGTAEILASVKNDLKGTVKFIFQPAEEGPPEGEEGGAELMIKEGVLTNPTVDVIFGLHINAQTEVGTIKYRPKGTMAASDWFKIKIMGKQTHGAYPWLGIDPIVTASQIVMGLQTIVSRNVNITESPAVVSVGQINAGVRSNVIPEELTMNGTIRSLDSKVQQMVHSRIKQIATAIAESAGATADVSITNKTAITYNDPSLTEKMIPTLEAVAGKENVLLTPAVTGAEDFSFYQEKIPGLYFFLGGAPKGKPTSETAPHHTPDFYIDESGFVLGMKAMSDLTIDYMEMNTKKNK, encoded by the coding sequence ATGAAAAAAATTATTCTTTTTGCAGGATTATTCACTTTCTCTCTTTTTACTTCTGCGCAAAATACAGCACTAAAAGCTACCATTGCTCAAAAGGCAGCTTCTTTAGAATCCAAAGTTATTACGTGGCGAAGAGATTTTCACCAAAACCCGGAATTAGGAAACAGAGAATTCAAAACGGCTGATAAAATTGCTGCACACCTGCGTTCTTTAGGGATTGAGGTACAAACTGGAGTGGGAAAAACTGGAGTTGTTGGTATTCTAAAAGGAGGAAAACCAGGTCCGGTTGTCGCCCTAAGAGCAGATATTGATGCACTTCCCGTAAAAGAACGAGTAGACATTCCATTTGCCTCCAAAGCAGAAGGAGAATACAACGGTCAAGTAGTTCCTATCATGCACGCTTGCGGACACGATACACATATTGCAATTTTAATGGGAACTGCCGAAATTTTAGCATCTGTAAAAAATGACCTAAAAGGAACTGTTAAATTTATTTTTCAGCCTGCTGAAGAAGGTCCGCCTGAAGGCGAAGAAGGAGGGGCGGAATTGATGATAAAAGAAGGTGTCCTTACTAATCCCACAGTAGATGTTATTTTTGGATTACATATTAATGCACAGACAGAAGTTGGCACAATAAAGTACCGTCCAAAAGGTACAATGGCAGCATCCGATTGGTTTAAAATAAAAATAATGGGCAAACAAACGCATGGTGCTTATCCATGGCTTGGTATTGACCCAATTGTTACCGCTTCTCAGATTGTAATGGGATTGCAAACCATTGTTAGCCGAAATGTAAATATAACAGAATCTCCTGCAGTTGTAAGTGTTGGACAAATAAATGCAGGGGTACGAAGCAATGTCATTCCAGAGGAACTTACAATGAATGGCACCATTCGTTCTCTGGACAGCAAAGTACAGCAAATGGTTCATTCCAGAATAAAACAAATTGCAACGGCAATAGCAGAAAGTGCCGGTGCCACTGCCGATGTGAGTATAACCAACAAAACTGCTATTACCTACAACGACCCATCATTGACTGAAAAAATGATTCCAACATTAGAAGCTGTTGCGGGCAAAGAGAATGTTCTACTGACTCCTGCGGTTACAGGTGCCGAAGATTTTTCATTTTATCAGGAAAAAATACCAGGTCTATACTTCTTTTTGGGAGGTGCTCCTAAAGGCAAGCCAACATCAGAAACTGCTCCACATCATACTCCTGATTTTTATATTGATGAAAGCGGTTTTGTGTTAGGAATGAAAGCAATGTCTGACTTGACTATAGATTATATGGAAATGAATACTAAAAAAAATAAGTAA
- a CDS encoding CHAD domain-containing protein, protein MKALKTYFSKRKSAINLILEKSPKSYIPGTFHSLRVEIKKMNALFDLLNYCSKKFKRKKNYSPFKLIFKQAGKIRELQIEQSLLAEQPNSHLLQAYYSHLKKLETKELKRFFAIANKSFVVKFKKKYLKIIPLLTQANKKKVNRYMDKMRREIKKLMCKTKFKKTQMHTFRKRLKTYQYNEKILSCESQNQSLQNKNSVSDLLGEWHDYEVVINHLKKAIKSNDTIPSQTKQLQVTKALLTSKRELLFDKINATLPYQTLL, encoded by the coding sequence ATGAAAGCACTTAAAACATATTTTAGTAAACGAAAAAGTGCCATAAACCTTATTTTAGAAAAATCTCCAAAATCCTATATTCCGGGGACCTTTCATAGCCTTCGAGTAGAAATTAAGAAAATGAATGCTTTATTTGATTTATTAAACTATTGCTCAAAAAAATTTAAACGCAAAAAAAACTACTCCCCTTTTAAACTTATTTTTAAACAGGCTGGAAAAATCAGAGAACTGCAAATAGAACAATCCTTACTTGCTGAACAGCCTAATTCTCATTTGCTGCAAGCTTACTACAGTCATTTAAAAAAACTCGAAACCAAAGAACTGAAACGTTTTTTCGCAATTGCGAATAAGAGCTTCGTTGTTAAATTTAAAAAAAAGTACCTCAAAATAATTCCCTTACTTACTCAAGCAAATAAAAAAAAGGTTAACCGCTATATGGATAAAATGAGAAGGGAAATTAAAAAATTAATGTGCAAAACCAAGTTTAAAAAAACGCAAATGCACACTTTTCGCAAACGATTAAAAACATACCAATACAATGAAAAAATCCTAAGCTGCGAATCACAAAACCAATCATTGCAAAACAAAAATAGTGTATCTGACTTGCTTGGAGAGTGGCATGATTACGAGGTTGTCATCAATCATTTAAAAAAAGCCATCAAGTCAAATGATACAATTCCAAGCCAAACAAAACAACTCCAAGTAACTAAAGCATTATTAACTTCAAAAAGAGAATTGTTATTCGATAAAATAAATGCAACTTTACCCTATCAGACTCTTTTATAA
- the msrB gene encoding peptide-methionine (R)-S-oxide reductase MsrB has product MKNTTRFLSLLFLLPLFMFTACGQTTNKKNTIKKTIAMGNSISKPGNPYYSNTDQTKLKVSDAEWKKVLPEDVYEVSRNADTERPFTGKYWDTDEKGTYYCAACGNKLFRSGAKFSSNCGWPSFFEQDNKNSVIYKTDNSLGMERIEALCGRCDGHLGHLFDDGPAPTGKRYCMNSIALDFIPDNK; this is encoded by the coding sequence ATGAAAAATACAACCCGTTTTTTAAGCCTATTATTTTTGCTTCCTTTATTTATGTTCACTGCCTGCGGACAGACTACAAATAAAAAAAATACCATAAAAAAAACAATCGCAATGGGAAATTCAATTAGTAAACCCGGTAATCCTTATTATTCCAATACCGACCAAACAAAATTAAAAGTTAGTGATGCCGAGTGGAAAAAAGTTTTACCAGAAGACGTGTATGAAGTAAGCCGTAATGCAGACACCGAAAGGCCATTTACAGGAAAATATTGGGACACTGATGAAAAAGGAACCTACTATTGTGCTGCTTGTGGCAACAAACTATTCCGTTCTGGAGCCAAATTTTCTAGCAATTGTGGCTGGCCAAGTTTTTTTGAGCAGGACAACAAGAACAGTGTTATTTACAAAACCGACAATTCTCTTGGAATGGAAAGAATTGAAGCCCTTTGCGGTAGATGTGATGGTCATTTAGGACACCTTTTTGATGATGGACCAGCACCAACCGGAAAAAGATATTGTATGAATTCTATCGCACTTGACTTTATCCCTGACAATAAATAA
- a CDS encoding 6-pyruvoyl trahydropterin synthase family protein yields MKVTISRKAHFNAAHRLYRKDWTFEQNDAIFGKCNNPNFHGHNYELIVSVTGQIDPETGYVMDVKFLSDIIKEDVEDQFDHKNLNIDVPEFQDLNPTAENIVVVIWNKIRKRIKSEFELEVVLYETPRNFVTYKGE; encoded by the coding sequence ATGAAAGTTACTATTTCACGAAAAGCCCATTTTAATGCGGCTCATAGATTATACAGAAAAGATTGGACTTTTGAACAAAACGATGCTATTTTCGGGAAGTGTAACAATCCTAATTTTCATGGGCATAACTACGAATTGATAGTCAGTGTGACTGGCCAAATTGATCCAGAAACAGGTTATGTAATGGATGTGAAATTTTTGAGTGATATCATTAAAGAGGACGTTGAAGACCAATTTGATCATAAAAACCTAAATATTGACGTACCTGAATTTCAGGATTTGAATCCGACAGCCGAAAATATTGTAGTTGTAATTTGGAATAAAATTAGAAAAAGAATCAAGTCTGAATTTGAATTGGAGGTTGTTCTTTATGAAACTCCGCGGAATTTTGTAACCTATAAAGGCGAATAA
- a CDS encoding GNAT family N-acetyltransferase — MQTITIRKALPNDLAELLEFEQGIITAERPFDPTLKADKIRYYDIEKMILAPHIEVLVAEIGSELIASGYARIETAKPYLNHVNYAYLGFMYTKPLHRGKGVNAKIIEALKEWCYQKGVSEIRLDVYSDNSAAIKAYEKVGFKKHLINMRMSG; from the coding sequence ATGCAGACCATAACCATCCGAAAAGCACTTCCAAACGATTTAGCAGAACTTCTAGAATTTGAACAAGGAATTATTACTGCTGAACGTCCTTTTGACCCAACTTTAAAAGCTGATAAAATACGATATTATGATATCGAAAAAATGATTTTAGCACCACATATAGAAGTATTGGTTGCCGAGATTGGTTCAGAACTCATCGCCTCAGGGTATGCCCGAATTGAAACCGCAAAGCCTTATTTGAATCATGTAAACTATGCCTATTTAGGATTTATGTACACTAAACCCCTCCACAGAGGAAAAGGAGTAAACGCGAAGATTATTGAAGCGCTCAAAGAGTGGTGTTACCAGAAAGGCGTATCCGAAATTAGATTGGATGTTTACAGTGATAATTCCGCTGCAATTAAAGCGTATGAGAAAGTAGGTTTCAAAAAACACCTTATCAATATGCGAATGAGTGGATAA